One genomic segment of Bradyrhizobium diazoefficiens includes these proteins:
- a CDS encoding CheR family methyltransferase, which yields MTSAPRFPIICVGASAGGIEALEGLFRGLPPHPGVALVIVTHLSPDRESLLHDILSRYTDLPVSVASDGMEVENNQVYVMPADVVMTIEDRHLSVKKNSSRRERKPIDIFMSALAVDVGELAGGIILSGGDADGTLGVKAIKERGGVTFAQVADGYGPQHADMPDAAISSGLIDFALPVEEMGPELVEFVRSIELLERMVGEAPEDAEYQTIGPSLPEIYGILRNQIGHDFSGYKTKTFVRRVLRRMQVTQLGTIEAYLERLRQEPQEVGALFRDLLINVTNFFRDEDAFQALATSVIPKLFEGRGADDTVRIWVPGCATGEEVFSIAMLAREHMDTLSALPRVQIFATDIDERALAVARSARYPEALLDSVSLERRKRFFIADGGSFVVAKDVRELCIFSPHSVIRDPPFSRIDLVSCRNLLIYFGIDVQNQVIPTFHYALRPDGYLFLGTAENVSQFTELFSPIEKQHRIFRRRADSASSVRLPVVLHGLRPGHGAASVPRRSPLSGLALRQVVDEQVVERFAPPHVVVNHDGDVIYYSSRTGKYLEAPAGAPTRQLLTMARKGLRLDLRTLFREVVETGRAASRNGVALDIDEGGIQFVNLTIEPLGERSVGEPLFLVLFSDQGPLLSREDGLNRAQTGHDGAAVHTERELRETRDRLQSMIEEYETALEELKSSNEELVSVNEEMQSTNEELEASKEELQSVNEELHTVNAELNGKIDALDRANSDLQNLFESTDVATVFLDRMLVIRSFTPAVSKIFNILPTDRGRPITDLSSRLSLEGFADDIRKVFSSGEPIERRIDSDRKGPHYLVRLAPYRGSDQKTEGIVVTFIDVTTLTRSEAKQRMLVAELQHRTRNLLAIVQSLAQQSLGKGGSLEGFSARLAALGRVQSLVGGTMSDQIDLGDIVRLELEAMGAVENKISVSGPPVTLGLELVQTFALALHELATNAVKHGALKDGRGHLDVSWRVQTNGQSAPVLLLDWIESGVEDLPEPNRKGFGRTLIEKALAFTLRAKAQLDFGADGVTCHIELPLPSAGTAARQEPVA from the coding sequence GTGACATCCGCTCCCAGGTTTCCGATCATTTGCGTTGGAGCGTCCGCGGGCGGCATCGAAGCATTAGAAGGCTTGTTTCGTGGGCTGCCGCCGCATCCCGGCGTTGCGCTCGTCATCGTAACCCATCTCAGCCCGGACAGGGAAAGCCTCCTGCACGACATTCTTTCCCGCTATACGGATCTCCCCGTGAGCGTCGCCTCGGACGGAATGGAGGTCGAAAACAACCAAGTGTACGTCATGCCGGCTGACGTCGTCATGACGATCGAGGATCGGCACCTTTCGGTCAAGAAGAACAGTAGCCGAAGGGAACGCAAGCCAATCGACATTTTCATGAGTGCGCTCGCAGTCGATGTCGGTGAGCTTGCTGGCGGCATCATTTTGTCCGGCGGAGACGCCGATGGCACTCTGGGCGTCAAGGCAATCAAGGAACGTGGTGGGGTTACATTCGCTCAAGTGGCTGACGGCTACGGTCCGCAGCATGCCGACATGCCTGACGCTGCGATTTCGTCCGGGCTGATCGACTTTGCGCTCCCGGTCGAGGAGATGGGTCCCGAGCTCGTCGAATTTGTTCGAAGCATCGAATTGCTCGAGCGAATGGTCGGTGAAGCTCCGGAAGATGCGGAATATCAAACGATCGGACCGTCGTTGCCGGAAATCTATGGCATCCTGCGTAACCAGATCGGGCACGATTTCAGCGGCTACAAGACCAAGACCTTCGTTCGCCGGGTCCTGCGCCGGATGCAGGTCACGCAGCTCGGCACCATCGAAGCCTATCTCGAACGCCTGAGACAGGAGCCGCAAGAGGTCGGCGCTCTCTTCCGCGACCTGCTGATCAACGTGACCAACTTCTTCCGGGATGAAGACGCATTCCAGGCGCTGGCGACGTCGGTCATCCCCAAGCTGTTCGAGGGCCGAGGCGCGGACGATACCGTACGCATTTGGGTTCCGGGTTGTGCCACAGGCGAGGAGGTGTTCTCGATCGCGATGCTGGCGCGCGAACATATGGACACGCTGTCAGCGCTGCCGCGCGTGCAGATATTCGCCACCGATATCGATGAACGCGCCCTCGCCGTTGCGAGGTCAGCCCGCTATCCGGAAGCTCTGCTGGACAGCGTTTCCCTCGAACGCCGCAAACGGTTCTTCATCGCGGATGGCGGCAGCTTTGTCGTCGCCAAGGATGTGCGCGAACTCTGCATTTTCTCTCCCCACAGCGTCATTCGCGACCCGCCGTTTTCACGCATCGATCTCGTATCCTGCCGCAATCTGCTGATTTATTTCGGCATCGATGTGCAGAACCAGGTCATCCCCACCTTCCATTATGCGCTGCGCCCCGACGGATACCTCTTCCTGGGCACGGCGGAAAACGTCAGCCAATTCACCGAACTTTTCTCGCCGATCGAAAAGCAGCACCGCATTTTTCGTCGACGGGCAGATAGCGCCTCCTCGGTGCGGCTTCCCGTTGTTCTTCACGGCCTTCGCCCAGGGCACGGCGCGGCATCGGTGCCGCGTCGATCGCCTCTGTCAGGGCTCGCGCTGAGACAGGTCGTGGACGAGCAGGTGGTCGAACGCTTTGCTCCGCCCCACGTCGTCGTCAATCACGACGGCGACGTGATCTATTATTCGAGCCGCACAGGCAAGTATCTGGAGGCGCCGGCCGGCGCACCGACACGGCAACTTCTGACCATGGCGCGCAAGGGGCTGCGGCTCGACCTGCGCACGCTGTTTCGCGAGGTCGTGGAGACCGGCCGTGCAGCCAGCCGCAACGGCGTCGCATTGGACATCGACGAAGGCGGCATCCAATTCGTCAATCTTACGATCGAGCCGTTGGGAGAACGGAGCGTCGGCGAGCCGCTTTTTCTGGTGCTGTTCTCCGACCAGGGACCGCTGCTCAGCCGCGAGGACGGTCTCAACCGCGCGCAAACCGGTCATGACGGCGCGGCCGTGCATACCGAGCGGGAGCTGCGCGAAACCCGCGACCGCCTTCAATCCATGATCGAGGAATATGAGACTGCGCTCGAGGAACTGAAGTCTTCGAACGAAGAGCTGGTTTCCGTAAATGAGGAGATGCAGTCGACGAATGAGGAGCTGGAGGCTTCCAAGGAAGAGCTGCAATCGGTCAATGAAGAGCTTCATACCGTCAACGCCGAGCTTAACGGAAAGATCGACGCTCTCGATCGAGCCAACAGCGATCTGCAAAACCTGTTTGAGAGCACAGATGTCGCAACTGTGTTCCTCGACCGGATGCTCGTGATCCGGAGCTTCACGCCGGCCGTAAGCAAGATCTTCAATATTTTGCCGACCGATCGCGGTCGCCCCATCACCGACCTTTCGAGCCGTTTGAGTCTGGAAGGTTTTGCCGATGACATCCGCAAGGTGTTCTCGAGCGGAGAGCCGATCGAGCGCCGCATCGACAGCGACCGAAAGGGTCCCCACTACCTGGTCCGGCTCGCCCCCTATCGAGGCAGCGATCAGAAGACCGAGGGAATCGTCGTTACATTCATCGACGTCACAACCCTGACGCGCTCGGAGGCGAAGCAGCGCATGCTCGTTGCAGAGCTCCAACACCGCACGCGGAACCTGCTCGCAATCGTGCAATCCTTGGCCCAACAAAGTCTTGGAAAAGGAGGGTCGCTGGAAGGATTTTCCGCCCGGCTTGCGGCGCTCGGCCGCGTTCAGAGCCTCGTTGGCGGGACCATGAGCGATCAGATTGACCTCGGCGACATCGTTCGCCTGGAGTTGGAAGCCATGGGCGCCGTCGAGAACAAGATCTCTGTGTCAGGGCCGCCCGTCACTCTAGGCCTCGAGCTCGTCCAGACATTTGCGCTCGCATTACATGAACTCGCGACCAACGCGGTCAAGCATGGCGCTCTCAAGGACGGCCGGGGGCACCTCGATGTGTCGTGGCGTGTTCAGACCAACGGACAGAGTGCACCAGTGCTGCTGCTGGATTGGATCGAGAGCGGAGTTGAAGATCTGCCCGAACCGAACCGAAAGGGCTTCGGAAGAACCTTGATTGAAAAGGCGCTCGCTTTCACACTGCGGGCAAAAGCTCAACTTGATTTCGGCGCTGACGGGGTCACGTGCCACATCGAACTGCCCTTGCCATCGGCAGGTACCGCCGCGAGGCAGGAGCCGGTCGCCTGA
- a CDS encoding DUF6894 family protein yields MIRYYFDIRDNSGLSVDEEGLEFRTQQEAEIEAARSLADLAKEFADIRQDVSVEVRTDGGRVFQTAFIFDRSEMKN; encoded by the coding sequence ATGATCCGCTACTACTTCGATATCCGCGACAATTCCGGCCTTTCTGTCGACGAGGAAGGGTTGGAGTTTCGCACCCAGCAAGAGGCTGAAATCGAAGCCGCAAGGTCGCTCGCGGATCTGGCGAAGGAATTCGCTGACATACGGCAAGATGTTTCCGTCGAAGTGCGGACCGACGGTGGGCGCGTGTTTCAGACCGCATTTATTTTCGACAGGAGCGAGATGAAGAATTAG
- a CDS encoding GcrA family cell cycle regulator, whose translation MGWDAKDIALLKKLWSAGQSAAQIARRLGCSRNAVCGMLTRLSLKRGHKPPTARPKIRPAPKLRPSSAACARPVAQKVSFRTAERQQPKEFSKQQLHAILAEAVRNTG comes from the coding sequence ATGGGCTGGGATGCGAAAGACATAGCGCTTCTCAAAAAGCTCTGGTCCGCAGGACAGAGCGCGGCGCAGATTGCGCGCCGTCTCGGGTGCAGTCGTAACGCGGTCTGCGGCATGCTGACCCGTCTGAGCCTGAAGCGCGGCCACAAGCCGCCCACAGCACGACCCAAGATAAGGCCGGCCCCGAAGCTGAGGCCGTCGTCCGCAGCCTGCGCCCGTCCAGTCGCCCAGAAAGTGTCGTTCAGGACAGCAGAGAGGCAGCAGCCGAAGGAATTCAGCAAGCAGCAGCTTCACGCCATCTTGGCTGAGGCGGTCAGAAACACCGGCTAA
- a CDS encoding dodecin family protein has translation MADSVYKVIELVGTSTDSWEKAAANAVEQAAKSLRDLRVAEVVKLDMQLDDKGKVEAYRAKLNVSFKFEGS, from the coding sequence ATGGCTGATAGCGTCTACAAGGTCATTGAACTGGTTGGTACCAGCACCGATTCGTGGGAGAAGGCGGCTGCCAATGCGGTCGAGCAAGCTGCAAAGTCGCTCCGGGATCTTCGCGTTGCAGAGGTCGTCAAGCTCGATATGCAACTGGATGACAAGGGAAAAGTCGAGGCTTATCGCGCCAAGCTCAACGTGTCGTTCAAGTTCGAGGGATCCTGA
- a CDS encoding MFS transporter, whose product MQFESVGALGPLLRAEGLDYARLGILVGAYLAPSVLVALPGGIVVQRLGERTTLLLCAALMFAGAVVDQSSDWNARLLARVIAGTGAVVFTIAGTKMIADIFAGRQFGFAMAALAGSWPCGIALALIALPPIADKFGLIGASVALVILTLMALILLFALPKQARPGAPLSAAFPSAAVTAAVAIAGVVGGTANATFANAFAFGPLLLTERGYTAEIAASHVSVALWVTIAAIPVGGALAIRRGPGIWIAAASLLLAAVGMAAIPVSDHDVLIFAALGLVAGLSGATFASLPSWALPVQARAVGMGIFFSAFYGSMLALPPISGVFAHRAGSAGVAFDVAAVALLVAMPLLGGFAALVSAPRSAPAAVEEGAA is encoded by the coding sequence ATGCAGTTCGAAAGCGTCGGAGCGCTCGGCCCGCTGCTTCGAGCGGAGGGCCTCGATTATGCCCGGCTCGGCATCCTGGTCGGCGCTTATCTCGCGCCCAGCGTCCTCGTGGCGCTTCCTGGAGGAATAGTGGTCCAAAGGCTCGGCGAACGAACCACGCTTCTCCTGTGCGCGGCGCTGATGTTCGCCGGCGCCGTCGTCGATCAGTCGAGCGACTGGAACGCGCGCCTGCTGGCCAGAGTCATCGCGGGCACGGGCGCGGTGGTGTTTACCATCGCTGGCACCAAGATGATCGCCGATATATTCGCAGGCAGGCAGTTCGGCTTTGCGATGGCGGCTCTCGCCGGCTCGTGGCCGTGCGGGATAGCGCTGGCGTTGATCGCGTTGCCGCCGATCGCGGACAAGTTCGGGCTGATCGGGGCGTCGGTAGCACTGGTGATCCTGACCCTGATGGCGCTAATCCTGTTGTTCGCGCTGCCGAAGCAGGCGCGACCGGGCGCGCCGTTGTCCGCGGCCTTCCCAAGCGCGGCCGTCACGGCCGCGGTGGCCATTGCAGGCGTCGTCGGTGGCACTGCCAACGCCACTTTCGCCAATGCGTTTGCGTTCGGTCCGTTGCTTCTCACTGAGAGGGGCTATACGGCCGAGATCGCCGCCTCTCACGTCAGCGTCGCGCTGTGGGTCACAATCGCGGCCATCCCAGTCGGCGGCGCGCTTGCGATCCGGCGGGGCCCCGGCATCTGGATCGCTGCCGCATCTCTGCTGCTCGCCGCGGTCGGGATGGCAGCCATTCCGGTGTCCGATCACGACGTTCTCATCTTCGCAGCACTGGGGCTGGTGGCCGGGCTATCCGGAGCGACGTTCGCCAGCCTGCCGTCATGGGCGCTTCCCGTCCAGGCGCGCGCGGTCGGAATGGGAATCTTCTTCTCCGCGTTCTACGGGAGCATGCTGGCGTTGCCGCCGATCTCGGGCGTCTTCGCGCACCGCGCCGGCAGTGCGGGTGTCGCCTTCGACGTCGCTGCGGTCGCTCTTCTTGTTGCCATGCCGCTGCTCGGGGGCTTCGCCGCGCTGGTTTCCGCGCCCCGGTCGGCTCCGGCGGCGGTCGAGGAAGGCGCGGCCTAA
- a CDS encoding sterol desaturase family protein, whose amino-acid sequence MKILMFAIPVFMVTILVEAAIAWRMGRRGVYDVPDTITSLHHGVLSQAIGGFAKLIDVALYVAVYEAFHLVEWSRDSVLPWVAALLLYDFSHYWYHRFSHEIPVLWGSHVVHHSSEYFNLSTALRQPATAALFTWIFHLPMAVLGVPPVMYLIVGLVDLLYQYWVHTELIGRLGVLDRILVTPSNHRVHHGQNDYCIDRNYGGIFVLWDRMFGTFVDERDGEKIAYGVRKPLRSLNPLWSNLQVYADLIRQTRAARGLAGKLAVWFGRIQAPEPLDPSVVRRYDPETPRAVAAYGAVQYTLTMAMLLHFLYGFEAFPVQVSVTYSIVILVSCVTIGGVLERSRTAFAAETVRLGALALASMALPDWFGLPLPTAARAIATAGALAAGIWLLALRRERRSAPAAA is encoded by the coding sequence GTGAAGATCCTTATGTTCGCGATTCCGGTCTTCATGGTCACGATCCTCGTCGAGGCGGCGATCGCGTGGCGGATGGGGCGTCGCGGGGTATACGACGTACCCGACACCATCACGAGTCTGCACCACGGCGTACTGAGCCAGGCCATCGGCGGCTTCGCCAAGCTTATCGACGTCGCGCTCTATGTCGCGGTCTACGAAGCCTTCCACCTCGTCGAATGGAGCCGCGACAGCGTCCTGCCATGGGTCGCCGCGTTGCTGCTCTACGACTTCTCCCATTACTGGTACCACCGCTTCAGCCACGAGATTCCCGTGCTCTGGGGCAGCCATGTCGTCCATCATTCGTCGGAATATTTCAACCTTTCGACCGCGTTGCGGCAGCCCGCGACCGCCGCGCTGTTCACCTGGATCTTTCACCTGCCGATGGCCGTGTTGGGCGTTCCGCCGGTGATGTATCTCATCGTCGGGCTGGTCGATCTGCTGTACCAGTATTGGGTGCACACCGAACTCATCGGCCGGCTCGGCGTGCTCGACCGCATCCTGGTCACTCCGTCGAACCATCGCGTGCATCACGGTCAGAACGACTACTGCATCGACAGGAACTACGGCGGGATCTTCGTCCTCTGGGACCGGATGTTCGGCACCTTCGTCGACGAGCGCGACGGCGAAAAGATCGCCTACGGAGTGCGCAAACCGCTGCGGAGCCTGAACCCGCTCTGGAGCAACCTTCAGGTGTACGCGGACCTGATCCGGCAGACCCGCGCGGCTCGCGGGCTCGCCGGCAAGTTAGCGGTCTGGTTCGGAAGGATACAGGCGCCGGAGCCGCTGGATCCGTCGGTCGTGCGTCGTTACGACCCCGAGACGCCGCGGGCGGTCGCCGCCTACGGAGCAGTCCAGTACACGCTCACGATGGCGATGCTTCTGCATTTCCTTTACGGCTTCGAAGCCTTTCCGGTGCAGGTCTCCGTCACCTATTCCATAGTCATCTTGGTTTCATGCGTGACCATCGGCGGCGTCCTGGAAAGAAGTCGGACCGCCTTCGCGGCCGAAACGGTGCGACTGGGCGCGCTCGCGCTGGCCTCGATGGCGTTGCCGGACTGGTTCGGCCTGCCGCTGCCGACGGCGGCCCGCGCCATCGCGACAGCGGGCGCGCTCGCCGCCGGAATCTGGTTGCTCGCGCTTCGCCGCGAGCGACGGTCCGCCCCGGCGGCGGCCTGA
- a CDS encoding GlcG/HbpS family heme-binding protein, translating to MMTPDASTARGPLAALTPLYGDPITFDEATLIAEAARAEAQRHGWPMVIAIADSGGHLVLLYRLDQAQHGSVLVAQQKARTSVDFRRPTGAFEAALADGGLHLRLLGMTNLTPLEGGLPILREGKVIGAIGVSGMQSTQDAQVAAAGLAAFAA from the coding sequence ATGATGACGCCAGACGCCTCCACCGCAAGAGGCCCTCTCGCAGCCCTGACGCCTCTCTATGGCGACCCGATCACGTTCGATGAAGCAACGCTCATTGCGGAGGCGGCGCGTGCGGAGGCGCAGCGCCATGGCTGGCCCATGGTGATCGCCATTGCCGACAGCGGCGGCCATCTCGTTCTGCTGTACCGGCTCGACCAGGCGCAGCATGGCAGCGTGCTGGTCGCGCAGCAGAAGGCGAGGACCAGCGTCGATTTCAGGCGGCCGACCGGGGCGTTCGAAGCCGCGCTGGCGGATGGCGGCCTTCACCTGCGGCTGCTGGGCATGACCAATTTGACGCCGCTGGAAGGCGGCCTTCCGATCCTGCGCGAGGGCAAGGTGATCGGAGCGATCGGCGTATCGGGCATGCAGTCGACTCAGGATGCGCAGGTTGCCGCAGCTGGACTTGCGGCGTTCGCGGCTTGA
- a CDS encoding LysR family transcriptional regulator has protein sequence MTSAAARLGKTLQSVSRSLARLEDDLGVELISRTTRRLRPTAAGLEFAGRIRLALTTIDAAREDLLASDRRLAGTIRIGTSSLFGPEYVTPALGQFLTRNPDIAIELVLSDEHVDLVAGKLDFAIRIGHLPDSNLRIRRLGGLSWAVFAAPAYLEAYGRPEHPRELTRHECVLRASDDDRWAFGGTKRRIDVHGRFRSESAAARNAAVASGLGIGLAPLWQVRRLIDRGDVEQILVGHEPPPIPLQIVWPKRAADAMPRRVRAAIDVLAARLSAMRI, from the coding sequence CTGACCTCGGCGGCCGCGCGTCTCGGCAAAACATTGCAGTCGGTCAGCCGGTCGCTGGCGCGGCTCGAGGACGATCTCGGCGTCGAGCTCATATCGCGAACGACGCGGCGCCTGCGTCCGACGGCGGCCGGCCTCGAATTTGCCGGCCGCATCCGCCTCGCCCTCACCACCATCGACGCCGCGCGCGAAGATCTGCTCGCCAGCGACCGGCGGCTTGCCGGCACCATCCGCATCGGCACGTCGAGCCTGTTCGGCCCCGAATATGTGACCCCTGCCCTGGGCCAGTTCCTGACGCGGAATCCGGACATCGCCATCGAACTCGTCCTGTCCGACGAGCATGTCGACCTCGTCGCCGGAAAGTTGGATTTCGCCATCCGCATCGGGCATTTGCCGGACTCGAATCTGCGAATCCGCCGCCTTGGTGGACTGAGCTGGGCCGTGTTCGCGGCACCCGCCTATCTGGAAGCTTACGGTCGTCCCGAACATCCGCGCGAGCTCACCCGCCATGAATGCGTGTTGCGCGCCAGCGACGACGATAGATGGGCCTTTGGCGGCACCAAGCGGCGCATCGACGTGCACGGTCGTTTTCGCTCGGAAAGCGCGGCGGCACGCAACGCTGCCGTCGCGTCCGGTCTTGGCATCGGCCTCGCCCCACTCTGGCAGGTGCGTCGGCTGATCGATCGGGGCGACGTCGAGCAGATCCTGGTTGGCCACGAGCCGCCACCCATTCCGCTCCAGATCGTCTGGCCCAAGCGGGCCGCCGACGCCATGCCCCGGCGGGTCCGCGCCGCGATCGATGTCCTTGCCGCGCGACTGTCCGCCATGCGGATATGA
- a CDS encoding substrate-binding domain-containing protein: MANTIRMLSTLGLMGAMRSLSSAFETASGIKVDADFAPTLALVKRLRAGEAADLVILTREGLDEMIGEGRVIAESAAGLARSFVGIAVRPGQAHPDITTAAALRTTLLAARSVAYSRLGASGVYFAQLLVRMGIAAEINAKATIVEQGFTAERLVSGEADLAVQQISELKQVQGIEVIGPIPLDLQTPAVFSAGRMANAAHAEAADRLLRYLASPEAIPVLRRSGLEP, encoded by the coding sequence ATGGCAAACACCATTCGCATGCTCTCGACGCTCGGCCTGATGGGTGCGATGCGCAGCCTGTCCTCCGCTTTCGAGACCGCCAGCGGCATAAAGGTCGATGCCGATTTCGCGCCGACCCTCGCGCTCGTCAAGCGTTTGCGCGCCGGCGAGGCCGCCGATCTCGTGATCCTCACCCGCGAAGGGCTCGACGAGATGATCGGCGAGGGCCGGGTCATTGCCGAGAGCGCGGCCGGTCTGGCGCGCTCCTTTGTCGGCATCGCGGTGCGGCCAGGACAGGCCCATCCCGACATCACGACCGCAGCCGCGCTGCGCACGACGCTGCTCGCGGCCCGGTCCGTCGCCTATTCGCGGCTCGGGGCGAGCGGGGTCTATTTCGCCCAGCTGCTTGTACGGATGGGGATCGCGGCCGAGATCAACGCCAAGGCCACCATCGTCGAGCAGGGCTTCACGGCGGAGCGGCTCGTCAGCGGCGAGGCTGATCTGGCCGTGCAGCAGATCAGCGAGCTGAAGCAGGTGCAGGGCATCGAGGTCATCGGACCCATCCCGCTCGATTTGCAGACACCGGCGGTGTTCTCCGCCGGCCGCATGGCGAACGCGGCACATGCCGAGGCAGCCGATCGTCTGCTGCGCTACCTGGCATCGCCGGAGGCCATACCCGTGCTGCGCCGGTCAGGACTGGAGCCTTGA
- a CDS encoding GrlR family regulatory protein, translated as MFEGFYKVRFQLGDAVGHSVMHAGNGTMLGGNSAFAHIGTYDKTNDGVDIVIKTVRHNPDPNYRAMAGTDDATLIAKGWADGDLYRFKGELKELPGVPFQSVMTPITEDEVPIAGGVGEGGITDGLYSIHLRMLDGVDGGLTGVMLLNRGRILGGDASFYYLGSYTAARGRWKGQILNQEHTPAKDDPIFGGHEVGIGFSGSYDGEGAVLDATALAGKRSLRLTAALKLMHRA; from the coding sequence GTGTTTGAGGGTTTCTACAAGGTGCGGTTTCAGCTCGGCGACGCCGTCGGCCACAGCGTGATGCATGCCGGCAACGGCACGATGCTCGGCGGCAATTCGGCGTTCGCCCATATCGGCACCTACGACAAAACCAACGACGGCGTCGACATCGTGATCAAGACGGTGCGCCACAACCCCGATCCGAACTACCGCGCCATGGCTGGTACCGACGATGCGACGCTGATCGCAAAAGGCTGGGCCGATGGCGATCTCTATCGCTTCAAGGGCGAGCTGAAGGAGTTGCCGGGCGTGCCATTCCAGTCGGTGATGACGCCGATCACCGAAGATGAGGTGCCGATCGCCGGCGGAGTCGGCGAAGGCGGCATCACCGATGGTCTCTACTCGATCCATCTGCGCATGCTCGACGGCGTCGACGGCGGGCTGACCGGCGTGATGCTGCTCAACCGGGGCCGCATCCTCGGCGGCGACGCCTCGTTCTATTATCTCGGCAGCTACACCGCTGCGAGAGGCCGCTGGAAGGGCCAGATCCTCAACCAGGAGCACACGCCGGCCAAGGACGATCCGATCTTCGGCGGGCACGAGGTCGGCATCGGCTTCTCCGGCAGTTATGACGGCGAAGGGGCGGTGCTGGACGCAACCGCGCTGGCCGGCAAGCGCAGCCTGCGCCTCACCGCTGCGCTCAAGCTGATGCACCGCGCCTGA
- a CDS encoding glutamine synthetase beta-grasp domain-containing protein produces MTKYKLEYIWLDGYTPTPNLRGKTQIKEFASFPTLEQLPLWGFDGSSTQQAEGHSSDCVLKPVAVFPDAARTNGVLVMCEVMMPDGKTPHPSNKRATILDDAGAWFGFEQEYFFYKDGRPLGFPASGYPAPQGPYYTGVGYSNVGDVARKIVEEHLDLCLAAGINHEGINAEVAKGQWEFQIFGKGSKTAADQMWMARYLMLRLTEKYGIDIEFHCKPLGDTDWNGSGMHANFSTAYMRDVGGKEYFEALMAAFEKNLMDHIAVYGPDNDKRLTGKHETAPWNKFSYGVADRGASIRVPHSFVNNGYKGYLEDRRPNSQGDPYQIASQILKTIASVPTDKKAAA; encoded by the coding sequence ATGACCAAGTATAAGCTCGAGTACATCTGGCTCGACGGATATACGCCGACTCCGAACTTGCGCGGCAAAACCCAGATCAAGGAATTTGCGTCATTTCCGACGCTCGAGCAGCTTCCGCTCTGGGGCTTCGATGGCTCCTCCACCCAGCAGGCCGAAGGCCACAGCTCCGATTGCGTGCTGAAGCCGGTCGCGGTCTTCCCGGACGCCGCCCGCACCAACGGCGTGCTGGTGATGTGCGAAGTCATGATGCCCGATGGCAAGACACCGCATCCGTCAAACAAGCGTGCCACCATCCTCGATGACGCCGGCGCCTGGTTCGGCTTCGAGCAGGAATACTTCTTCTACAAGGACGGCCGTCCGCTCGGCTTCCCTGCCTCGGGTTATCCGGCGCCGCAGGGCCCGTACTACACCGGCGTCGGCTATTCGAACGTCGGCGACGTCGCCCGCAAGATCGTCGAGGAGCATCTCGACCTCTGCCTGGCTGCCGGCATCAACCACGAAGGCATCAACGCGGAAGTCGCCAAGGGCCAGTGGGAATTCCAGATCTTCGGCAAGGGCTCCAAGACCGCGGCCGACCAGATGTGGATGGCCCGCTATTTGATGCTGCGCCTCACCGAGAAGTACGGCATCGACATCGAGTTCCACTGCAAGCCGCTCGGCGACACCGACTGGAACGGCTCGGGCATGCATGCCAACTTCTCGACCGCCTATATGCGCGACGTCGGCGGCAAGGAGTATTTCGAGGCGCTGATGGCCGCCTTCGAGAAGAACCTGATGGACCATATCGCCGTCTACGGCCCGGACAACGACAAGCGCCTGACCGGCAAGCACGAGACCGCGCCCTGGAACAAGTTCAGCTACGGCGTGGCCGATCGCGGCGCTTCGATCCGCGTTCCGCACTCCTTCGTCAACAACGGTTACAAGGGCTATCTGGAAGACCGCCGTCCGAACTCGCAAGGCGACCCCTACCAGATCGCTTCGCAGATCCTGAAGACGATCGCGTCGGTGCCGACCGACAAGAAGGCCGCGGCCTGA
- a CDS encoding DUF2735 domain-containing protein — MMNNGLSQGSAKIYQFPVGGRAALAGRRDGETRLPADHTSPPANVSICSDSWYHQDAVDEAKPKWDR; from the coding sequence ATGATGAACAATGGTCTAAGTCAGGGATCTGCGAAGATCTATCAATTTCCGGTCGGGGGCCGCGCGGCTCTCGCCGGACGCCGCGATGGCGAGACCCGCCTTCCCGCTGATCACACATCGCCTCCCGCGAACGTCTCGATCTGCAGCGACAGCTGGTACCACCAGGACGCGGTCGACGAAGCCAAGCCGAAATGGGACCGCTGA
- a CDS encoding MliC family protein codes for MDRHKAIVLAITMLAGGISGTRPADAQTFRTYHCADGTEFIVGFYDYDKRAFLQIDGEPVTLAKRLAVSGARYSGGGITLRIPRNGATTVKHLKRPVTACAVI; via the coding sequence ATGGACCGGCACAAGGCCATTGTTTTGGCGATCACCATGCTGGCGGGCGGAATTTCCGGCACGCGGCCGGCCGACGCGCAGACGTTCCGGACCTACCACTGCGCCGATGGTACGGAATTCATCGTGGGGTTTTATGACTACGACAAGCGCGCCTTCCTCCAGATCGACGGCGAGCCGGTCACGCTCGCCAAGCGGCTGGCGGTCTCGGGCGCGCGCTATTCGGGAGGCGGGATCACGCTGAGGATTCCCAGGAACGGCGCCACCACGGTCAAGCATCTGAAGCGGCCGGTGACGGCCTGCGCGGTGATCTGA